The DNA window AACAGCGGGTATTAGTAACCTCTGGTCGTAGTAAATTTAATCTAGCAACCTTACCAGCCAAAGATTATCCTATTTTGTTAGATTGGCAATCTCAAGTTGATTTTGTCCTTGAACAAACAACGCTACGCAGTCTGATTGAAGCAACACAATTTTCAATGGCGAATCAAGATGCACGTTATTTTCTCAATGGTATGAAGTTTGAAACTGAAGGTAATTTAGTACGTACTGTTGCAACTGATGGTCATCGTTTAGCTGTTTGTACGCTTGCATTAGAACAAGAGATGTTATCGCATGCGGTTATTGTGCCACGTAAAGGGGTATTGGAGTTACTTCGTTTACTTGATAACAATAGTGAAGCAGCGCATTTACACATAGGAACTAATCATATTCGTGTCCAATTTGGGAGCATTATTTTTACTTCAAAATTGATTGATGGACGTTTTCCTGATTATCGTAGAGTGTTACCTCGGAATGCGGATCGTATTTTAGAAGCTGATTGGGAAACATTAAAACAAGCTTGTGTACGTGCCGCAATTTTGTCAAATGAACGTTTTCGTGGAGTTCGTTTAACCCTCAATTCAAACCAATTAACGATTACAGCCAATAATCCTGAACAAGAAGAAGCTGAAGAGATCATTGATGTTGCCTATACAGGAGAAGCAATGGAAGTTGGCTTTAACGTCAGTTATATTTTAGATGTTTTAAATGCGTTAAAATGTAAGCAAGTGCGTATTCGCTTAACAGATTCGAGTTCTAGTTGTCTGATTGAAGATTGTGATGATGCTAGTGCTGAATATGTTATTATGCCTATGCGTTTATAATCTATTTAGCTGATTAGATGGCACTTTCTCGTTTAACTATCCAACATTTTCGTAATTTAGAAGCCGTAGATTTAGAATTGAATCTAGGCTTTAATTTTTTGGTTGGAAATAATGGCAGTGGTAAGACAAGCATTCTTGAAACGATTTTTTATTTAGGCCATGGGCGTTCATTTAAAAGTAATTTAGTGAATCGAATTATTAGCTATGATCAAACTGCCTTTACACTTTATGGACGTTTACAAGAGGCACAGCATAGTTGGTCGATTGGATTGCAAAAAAACCGTCAAGGAGAAACAACGGTTAAAATTAATGGTGAAGAGGGAAATAAAATCTCAGATCTTGCGCATTTATTACCAATGCAAATTATTAGCCCTGAAGGTTTAACCTTACTAAATGGTGGACCGAGTTACCGTCGAGCTTTTTTAGATTGGGGATTGTTCCATCATCAACCTACTTTTTATTCTGTGTGGGCAAATTTGCGTCGTTTGCTTAAGCAACGGAATGCAGCTCTACAACAAGCCCGTACTTACACAGATCTTATGATTTGGGATCAGGAGTTAGTCAAATTGGCTAACCAAGTGAGTGAATGGCGAGCTAAGTACGCTGAAGCGTTACGCCCTGAAATAGAAAAAACTTGTCAATTATTTCTGCCTGAAATCGAAATTAGTATTAGTTTTCAACAGGGTTGGGAAAAAAATCAAGATTATGCCGAATTATTAGCAATGAATTTTGAACGTGATCGTGCTATTGGCTATACCGTTTCAGGACCGCAAAAAGCAGATTTTAAATTTAAAGCGAATGGCTTACCTGCTGATGATATCCTCTCTCGGGGGCAATTAAAGTTATTAATGTGTGCGTTACGTCTGGCTCAAGGTGAATTTTTGATGGCAGAAAAGCAGCGACATTGTATTTTTTTAATTGATGATTTTGCTTCAGAATTAGATCAGAATAAACGTCAATTACTTGCTGAACGTTTACAACAAAATGGTTCTCAAGTCTTTGTTACCGCAATTACCACTCAACAACTGCAGCAAATGCCTTTAGATAAGGCTAATCTTTACCAGCTTCAACAAGGTAAGGTATTGAGAATTAGTTAGATCCTTTAAGAAGGAGAGTAGTGATTATTTAAAGGTATTTATTTCACTAGCTTGTAAATATTCAGTGGTATTTTGATAGCTTGATATAAAATTAAAAGGTTAAATAATTCAATTATTTAACCTTTTAATATCTGTGGTTGGATTAGACATTAAATCTAAAGTGCATTACATCACCATCTTGAACAATATAATCCTTACCTTCTAACCGCCATTTCCCTGCTTCTTTTGCACCAGCTTCTCCTTTGTATTGAATAAAATCGTCATAACCAACGACTTCGGCACGGATAAAGCCTTTTTCAAAATCAGTATGGATAACGGCTGCTGCTTTTGGTGCGGTTGCACCGACAGGAATAGTCCAAGCTCTGACTTCTTTCACACCAGCTGTGAAATAAGATTGTAGATTAAGTAATTTATAGCCTGCACGGATAACTCGGTTTAAGCCGGGTTCATCTAAGCCAAGTTCTTGTAAGAAATCCGTTTTTTCTTCGTCATCTAACTCAGCAATTTCAGATTCAATCGCAGCACAGACAGGTACAACGACAGCCCCTTCTTTTTCGGCTATTTCACGTACTTTGTCTAAGTAAGGATTATTTTCAAATCCATCTTCATTGACATTAGCGATATACATCGTTGGTTTTAGTGTTAGAAAATTATAGCCTTTAATTGCTTGTAATTCGTCTTTATCCAAATTAATTGAACGAATCATACCTGCATTGGATAATACAGGTAAGCATTTTTCCATAATAGATAGTTCAAATTTAGCCTCTTTATCTCCGCCTTTAGCACGTTTTTGTAAACGTTGGATTGCTTTTTCACAACTATCTAGGTCAGCTAATGCTAATTCAGTATTGATGATTTCAATATCTTCCAAAGGATCGATTTTTCCTGCAACATGAACAATATCATCATTTTCAAAACAGCGAACAACATGCCCAATAGCATCTGTTTCACGAATATTTGCGAGGAATTTATTTCCGAGTCCTTCACCAGTAGAAGCCCCTTTTACCAGACCTGCAATATCAACAAATTCAATGGTTGTTGGTAAAACACGTTGTGGTTTAACAATTTCAGCCAAAGCATCAAGACGTGGATCTGGCATAGGAACAACACCAGTATTTGGTTCAATTGTACAGAAAGGATAGTTTGCTGCTTCAATACCAGCTTTAGTTAATGCATTAAAAAGAGTCGATTTTCCTACATTAGGTAATCCGACTATGCCACATTTAAATCCCATATATTTTTCCTTTAATTAAATTTTAAAACTATTTAAGCGGTTCATTGCTTTGTTTATACCGTCTTTTAATAAGATTTCGATACAGTTTTCTGCTTCTGTTAAAGCTTGATTAATTTTTTGTTTTTCAAGTGGAGAAGGTTTATTTAAGACATAATTAGAGACGAGATTTCGATCTCCCGGATGCCCAATCCCAATACGTAAACGGTAGAAATTTTTATTATTACCAAGTTGGGTAATAATATCTTTTAAACCGTTATGTCCACCGTGCCCACCACTTAGTTTGAGTTTGACACACCCAGGTGGTAAATCTAATTCATCGTGTAGAACTAAGATTTGTTCAGGTTGGATACGATAAAAGGCGGCTAAGGCTCCAACAGCTTTCCCACTTAAATTCATAAAAGTCGTTGGCACTAAAAAGCGAATTTCTTGCCCTAGAATAGAAGTACGAGCTGTTTTACCAAAAAATTTGTTTTCATCTTTGAGGCTAAAGTTAAAACGCAAGGCTAATTGTTCAATGAGCCATTCTCCAGCATTATGACGGGTTTCTTCATATTTTGCACCGGGGTTACCCAAGCCTACAATAAGTTTAATTTCAGACATAAGTATTAGATGAAATAGGTAAAAAATGGCGATTATTTTAGCGAAAAAGCAAGGTTTACTCAATTAAAATCATTGATCGTAGATGCTACTTAAAGTCACAGTCAAATAGAAAACGTTATAGCGTGATAGAATATGTTGTAGTGGTACACAAAGGTTATTTATGATATAGAAAATATAATAAAAAAGGGATCGTCTGATCCCTTCTTTATATCTTATTGCTTCATTATTTGATAATTTTAGCAACAACACCCGCACCAACAGTACGTCCGCCTTCACGGATTGCAAAACGTAAACCTTGATCCATCGCAATTGGGTGGATTAAGCTTACAGTCATTTTGATGTTATCACCTGGCATTACCATCTCAACACCTTCTGGTAATTCAATCGTACCTGTTACGTCAGTTGTACGGAAATAGAATTGTGGACGGTAACCTTTGAAGAATGGGGTGTGACGACCACCTTCTTCTTTTGATAATACGTAAACTTCTGATTCAAAATCTGTGTGTGGTGTGATTGAACCCGGTTTCGCTAATACTTGACCACGTTCGATTTCTTCACGTTTTGTACCACGTAATAATGCACCAATGTTCTCACCTGCACGACCTTCGTCAAGTAATTTACGGAACATTTCTACACCTGTTACAGTAGTTTTTGTAGTTTCTTTGATACCAACGATTTCAACTTCATCACCCGTGCGGATAATACCACGCTCTACACGGCCTGTTACTACAGTACCACGACCTGAGATTGAGAACACGTCTTCAATTGGTAATAAGAATGGTTGGTCAATCGCACGCTCTGGCTCTGGAATGTAAGTGTCTAAGTGGTTTGCTAACTCAAGGATTTTTTCTTCCCACTCTGCTTCGCCTTCTAACGCTTTTAACGCTGAACCACGAACGATTGGGCAATCATCACCTGGGAAGTCATATTGAGAAAGAAGCTCACGTACTTCCATTTCAACTAACTCTAATAACTCTTCATCATCAACCATATCGCATTTATTTAAGAATACGATGATGTATGGTACACCTACTTGGCGACCTAATAAGATGTGCTCACGAGTTTGTGGCATAGGACCATCAGTTGCTGCTACTACTAAGATAGCACCATCCATTTGTGCTGCACCAGTAATCATGTTTTTTACATAGTCAGCGTGTCCTGGACAGTCAACGTGTGCATAGTGGCGAGTTTCGGTATCGTATTCAACGTGTGAAGTGTTGATGGTAATACCACGCGCTTTTTCTTCTGGTGCATTGTCAATTTGGTCAAATGCACGTGCAGCACCACCGTAGTGTTTTGCTAATACAGTAGTGATTGCTGCAGTTAAAGTTGTTTTTCCATGGTCAACGTGGCCGATTGTACCCACGTTAACGTGCGGTTTTGTACGTTCAAATTTTTCTTTAGACATTAGAAGTCCCTCTAAACAAACACGGTTATCGATGGTGCAAAGAATACCACATTAACCAAAGATAAAGAATAGGGTTGAATATAAAGTAGGGAAAAGAATGAATAAAAAGAAGTGGTGCTGATAGGCGGATTTGAACCGCCGACCTCACCCTTACCAAGGGTGCGCTCTACCGACTGAGCTATATCAGCGACTGGAGCGGGCAGCGGGAATCGAACCCGCATCATCAGCTTGGAAGGCTGAGGTAATAGCCATTATACGATGCCCGCGTTATAAACTCATCTGTCCCATCATATAAAATGGTGGAGGGAGAAGGATTCGAACCTTCGAAGGCTGAGCCGGCAGATTTACAGTCTGCTCCCTTTGGCCGCTCGGGAATCCCTCCACATTGACTTATCTTAGGAATGGTGCCGACTACCGGAATCGAACTGGTGACCTACTGATTACAAGTCAGTTGCTCTACCTACTGAGCTAAGTCGGCGTCCTAAGCAAGTGAGGCGTATTATAGGGAAGTTTTTTTTTCTGGCAAGCCTTTTTTTCAGAAAATTCTAAATTTTTTATTGTTAGCTTTTTTATTATACAAAAATAGGTTATTTTTCATTAAATTTACATTTAAATGCGGTTTTCTGTTTATTTTTCTGGCTTTTTACTATCTCTAAATTAGGGTTTATGCTAATTTTAGCCTTGTTTTTACCTTGCCTAAATTTATTTATAGTAAAAAAGAATAATAAAAATGATGACTTTAGCTAATAGAAAGAGTAGTACATTTACTCCTTTTTTAACTTTTGATCGAACTCAATGGTCAGAATTGCGTAAAGCAGTGCCATTAAAACTGACTGAACAAGACTTAAAACCCTTATTGAGTTTTAATGATGAATTATCATTATCTGAAGTTGGGGCTATTTATCTCCCTCTGGTTAGGTTATTGAACTACTATATCAGTGAAAATCTTCGTCGCCAGACTGTATTACATCGTTTTTTAGGTATAGATCAACCAAAAGCACCTTATATTATTAGCATTGCTGGTAGTGTTGCTGTGGGTAAGAGTACAACAGCTAGGATATTGCAGTCTTTGCTTTCTTGCTGGCCAGAAACAAGGAAAGTGGATTTAATTACAACAGATGGCTTTCTTTATCCTTTAGCGGTATTAAAAGAAAAAGGGTTATTAAGTAAGAAAGGTTTTCCAATTTCTTATGATGCGCAAGCATTGATTCAATTTGTTTCAAATGTAAAGTCAGGAAAACGTAATGTTAAAGTCCCGATTTATTCCCATTTAACTTATGATATTGTGCCAGATCAGTTTATTGAAGTTGATCAACCCGATATATTGATTTTAGAAGGATTGAATGTTTTACAACGGAATAATAGCCATAATACTTATGTTTCAGATTTTGTTGACTTCTCTATTTTTGTTGATGCCGATGAAACACTGCTGAGAAGTTGGTATATCAAACGTTTTCTTAAATTTAGAAGTAGTGCCTTTACAGATCCGAATTCCTATTTTCAACATTATTCTAAATTGTCAGAGTCAGAAGCGATCGAAATCGCCTCTCAGCTTTGGGATACTATCAATGGATGTAATTTGCGTGAGAATATTTTACCGACTAGAGAACGTGCTAACCTAATTTTGACTAAAGGTGAAGATCATTTAGTAAAAAATATTAGGCTTCGCAAGTAAAAGTAGTTAGATAAATATAGAAATAGTGAATTTTTTTAATTTATTTATGATTATTCTATTTGATGTTTATCAAAGCGAATTGTGATTATTTTTAGCTTACCTCTGAGCGGAAAGTTTTATTTTAGCTTTATTGAGTTAGGCTTATATTTCAGGTACACTATGCTCCCATCTTGATACATCGTATCGTCATCAAATTTTATCCCCTTTTTTATTGAAGATTTATAGGCTATTTATGTCAACCAATTATATTTTTGTAACAGGTGGTGTCGTTTCATCATTGGGTAAAGGTATTGCTGCTGCATCTATGGCAGCGATTTTAGAAGCACGTGGCTTAAATGTTACTATGATGAAATTAGATCCTTATATTAATGTTGATCCGGGAACGATGAGCCCTACCCAACACGGTGAGGTTTTTGTCACTCAAGATGGTGCGGAAACTGATTTAGATCTAGGACATTATGAGCGTTTTATTCGCACTAAAATGACTAAGCGTAATAACTTTACAACTGGTAAAATTTATTCAGAAGTGTTACGTAAAGAACGACGTGGTGATTATTTAGGTGCAACTATTCAAGTTATTCCCCATATTACTAATGAAATCAAAGCACGAGTGATTGATGGTGCTGCTGGATATGATGTTGCGATTGTTGAAGTAGGAGGAACAGTTGGTGATATTGAATCTTTACCATTTTTAGAGGCATTACGTCAGTTAGCTGTACAAGTTGGACGTGAAAAAACGTTATTTATGCACTTAACATTAGTGCCTTATATTGCAACAGCAGGTGAAGTTAAAACTAAACCAACCCAACACTCTGTAAAAGAATTATTATCGATCGGTATTCAACCTGATGTCTTAATTTGCCGTTCTGATCGGATTATTCCAGCGAATGAAAGAGCAAAAATTGCACTATTTTGTAATGTACCAGAAAGAGCGGTCATTTCATTAAAAGATGTGAATTCAATCTATCAGATCCCAGCCTTGTTAAAATCACAAGGTTTAGATAATTTTATCTGTCAGCGTTTTCATTTAGATTGCCCAGAAGCAGATTTATCAGAGTGGGAGAATGTTTTATATTGTGAAGCAAACCCTACTGGTGAAGTAACCATTGGTATGGTTGGAAAATATACTGAATTACCAGATGCTTATAAGTCTGTGAATGAAGCTCTAAAGCATGGTGGTTTAAAAAATCGTTTAGCGGTAAATATTAAGTATATTGATTCTCAAGATGTTGAGTCTAAAGGGACTGAAATTCTAGCGGGCGTTGATGCTATTTTAGTGCCGGGTGGATTTGGTACACGAGGAATAGAAGGAAAAATTAAAACTGCACAGTATGCTCGTGAGAATAATATTCCATATTTAGGCATCTGTTTAGGAATGCAGATTGCATTGATAGAATATGCACGTCATGTTGCAGGCTTGACGGAAGCGAGTTCTAGCGAATTTGATCCTAATTGTAGTCAACCAGTAGTTGGTTTGATTACCGAATGGCAAGATGCAGATGGTAATGTTGAAACACGCTCAAGTAAGTCCGATTTAGGCGGTACGATGCGATTAGGAGCACAAGAGTGCCATCTTATCGAAGGCAGTTTAGCTCGCCAATTATATCGACAAGAAACGATCGAAGAACGTCATCGCCATCGTTATGAAGTAAATAATAAATTACTTCCACAAATTGAGAAAGCAGGGTTAAAAGTAACGGGTTGGTCAACAGATAATAAATTAGTTGAGATTATTGAAGTCCCAACTCACCCTTGGTTTATTGCGTGTCAATTCCATCCAGAGTTTACTTCTACACCTAGAGATGGACATCCTTTGTTTGAAGGCTTTATTAAAGCTGCCTATGAACACCAAAAATTATTAAATAGATAATTATTGAAACAATAGTAATAAATAAAAACGCTTGTCGAAATTGACTAGCGTTTTTTTATTATGTCTTTATCTATCTTTTTAACTTTGCGTGTATTCGATAAAAAATAGACAGAAAATGCCATTTTTTATTCTATTTCACTAAAAATTTTGAATCATTTGTTAAAAATGAAATAAAATTTCATTTTTGTTTGTGATAACGCTCACAATTCTTTAATTGTGGTGTTTTACTTTTTTTGTTTTATGTTAAGTTATTCCACGAAAACAACCGTCAATTTACGTAATGATAGTAAAGTAAAACAATTATTTATAGGGAGTATTTTATGATTGGTTTTTTAAAACCAGCTCCAGCTAAGCCGGAGTTACCAGCGGATCAGATTGATCCAACATATAGACGTTTACGTTGGCAAGTATTCTTTGGGATTTTCTTTGGTTATGCTGCTTATTATTTTGTTAGAAGTAATTTCGATTTAGCACAAAGAGGCTTAATTGAAGCCGGATTATATAATAAAGCAGAATTAGGGATTATTGGTATTGCTCCAGGTTTAGCTTATGGCTTATCTAAATTTTTAATGGGTGCAGTATCAGACCGCTCTGGTCCGAAAAAATTCTTACCATTGGGCTTAGCGTTATCTGGCTTATGTATGACCTTGATGGGATTAATGCCTTGGGCAACATCAGGCATTTTAATTATGTTTGTAATGTTATTTCTTAATGGTTGGTTTCAAGGTATGGGGTGGCCACCGTGCGGACGTTCAATGGTATATTGGTGGTCAAAGAAAGAGCGTGGAACGATTGTATCTATTTGGAATACCGCTCATAACTTTGGGGGGATTGTACCGCCATTACTCGTTGGTTTAGCAAGTACCATCTATGCAGCAAACCACCCAGAAGTAACAAAAGTTACTTTCGGGCATGTATGGCAAGAAGCATTGTATTATCCGGGTATTGCTGCAATGATTGCATCCATAGTCGTCTTTTTCGTTATGAAAGACTCGCCTCAATCTTGTGGTTTACCACCAATTGAAGTTTACAAGAACGATTATCCTGAAGATTACGATGAAAAAACTAATGAAAAACCATTATCGACTAAAGAGATTTTTGTTACTTATGTGCTAAAAAATCGCTTATTATGGTATATCGCTATTGCAAATATTTTCGTGTACTTAATCCGTTATGGAATCTTGAAATGGTCGCCAGTTTATCTCGGTGAAGTCAAACATTTTAATATTAAAGCAACTGCTTCAGCTTATGGAATTTATGAATTTGCAGCAATTCCGGGTACTTTATTCTGTGGTTGGGTTTCAGATAAAATCTTTAAAGGAAGACGTGGTTTAACTGGTCTGGTCTTTATGGCATTAGTAACTGTTGCAGTGGCTATGTTCTGGTTAAACCCAGCAACACCAGCCTCAGAAATTGCGCATTATGAAACGTTACCTTGGTATCAAAACCCATATCAATTAATGGATTTCATTTATATGACCATCATAGGATTCTTAATTTATGGCCCTGTTATGTTGATTGGCTTACATGCACTTGAATTAGCACCGAAAAATGCAGCGGGTACAGCGGCAGGTTTTACTGGATTATTTGGTTATTTAGGTGGTTCTGTGGCTGCAAGTGCGATTATCGGTTGGGCGGCTGAGAAATATGGCTGGGACGGCGGTTTCTATATTATGATTGGTGGTTCGATCCTTGCATGTGTCTTATTATTAATCACTATGGTTGAAGAAGGTAAGCATAAAGCAAAACTCACTGACCATTACGGTAAATAAGAAATAAAAACATTAAGGCGAACAGAGGTTCGCCTTTTTATTTTCGTTAAATCATAACATAAGGAGTATTTATGTCATTGAGAACAATTTTATTAGTTTTAGCGACAACAACCTCATTAGGAGGGTGTATGTTGAATACATCAGGTGAAATTCAACAAAGAATAGTGATTGCTCATCGAGGAGCTAGTGGCTATTTACCAGAACATACCTTAGAAGCAAAAGCTCTTGCTGTTGGTATGGAGGCTGATTATCTTGAACAAGATTTAGTGATGACGAAAGATAATCGTTTAGTGGTTATTCACGATCATTTTCTTGATGGCTTAACTGATGTAGCACAGAAATTCCCGAAAAGACACCTTAAAGATGGCAGATATTATGTTATGGATTTTACTTTATCTGAAATTCAAAGTTTAAATATGACTGAGAATTTTAAAGTAGAGAATGGTAAGCAGAAACAGGTGTATCCTAATCGTTTTCCAATATGGAAATCGCATTTTAAAATTCATACATTTGAAGATGAATTAGAGTTTATTCAAGGATTAGAAAAATCGACTGGAAAACGTATTGGAATTTATCCAGAGATCAAAGCGCCGTGGCTACATCATCAGGAAGGTAAAGATATTGCATTTGCCACTTTACAAGTATTGAAAAAATATGGCTATACCAGTAAAAATGATCCTGTTTATCTACAAACTTTTGATTTTAATGAATTAAAACGGATTAAAACTGAATTAGAACCTCAGTTAGGTATGGATCTAAAATTAGTACAACTTATTGCTTATACAGATTGGCAAGAAACGAAAGAAAAAAATGCCAAAGGCGAGTGGGTGAATTATGATTATGATTGGTTTTTTACACCAGGTGCAATGAAAGAAGTGGCTAAATATGCTGATGGTGTAGGACCAGCGTGGTATATGTTAATTGATGATAAGGATTCAAAGAAAGGACATTTAAAATACACGCCAATGGTGGCTGATATTGCAAGCCAAAAACTAGCATTACATCCTTACACGGTACGAAAAGATGCTTTACCGAAGTTTGTTAATAATACCAATGAATTATTTGATGCCTTATTTAACCACGCAGGTGCAACAGGTGTTTTTACTGATTTTCCTGATTTAGCCGTAAAATTTTTAAAGGGTAATGGAGAAGGTAAAAAATAGTGGTTATTTAAGAGAGAAGCATACAGTTAGGCTATGATGGACTATTCCTTGATAGCCTTTGAAATGCTAGAATAGCCACATTTTTATTACTATTTTTTATCAAGAGATTTCAAGATGCGTACCAGTAAATATTTATTATCAACCCTTAAAGAAACCCCAAATGATGCTGAGATTACGAGTATTCAATTAATGTTACGAGCAGGTATGGTCAGAAAAGTGGCGGCAGGGCTATATACTTGGTTGCCAACGGGGTTGCGTGTATTACAGAAAGTTGAAAAAGTCGTTCGGGAAGAGATGAATAAAAGTGGTGCAATAGAAGTTTCTATGCCCGTAGTACAACCAGCCGATTTATGGCAGGAATCTCAACGTTGGGAGCAATATGGTCCAGAATTATTAAGAATTAAAGATCGAGGAGATCGTGATTTTGTATTAGGTCCCACTCACGAAGAAGTCATTACTGATTTAGCACGCCGTGAATTAACTTCATATAAACAGTTACCATTAAATTTATATCAAATCCAAACTAAATTCCGTGATGAAGTTCGTCCACGTTTCGGTGTAATGCGAGCAAGAGAGTTTTTGATGAAAGATGCTTATTCTTTCCATCTTACTCAAGAATCATTACAAGAAACTTATGATGTAATGTATCAAACCTATTGTAATATTTTTGATCGACTGGAGTTAGATTATCGCCCAGTACAAGCTGATACAGGGTCTATTGGTGGTAGTGCATCACACGAATTCCAAGTATTAGCTGCAAGTGGAGAAGATGATATTGTATTCTCTACGGAATCAGATTTTGCTGCTAATATTGAATTAGCGGAAGCCGTTGCATTAGGACAACGTACCACTGCAACAGAAACATTACGTTTAGTTGATACGCCAAAGGCGAAAACAATTTCAGATCTTGTTGAACAATTTAATCTACCAATCGAAAAAACTGTCAAAACATTAATTGTTCACGCAGCAAGGAATGAACAACAAACGACACCGCAATTAGTTGCTTTAGTTGTTCGAGGCGATCATGAATTAAATGAAGTTAAAGCGGAAAAATTACCACAGGTTGCTTCACCATTAACTTTTGCCACTGATGAAGAAATTCGTGCTGTTATTGGTGCAGGAACGGGGTCACTAGGACCAATCAATTTACCTATTCCAGTTATTATCGATCGTACAGTAGCCAATATGAGTGATTTTGTAACTGGTGCAAATGTAGATGGTAAGCATTACTTTGGGGTAAATTGGGAAAGAGATCTTGCTATTCCAACGGTTGTTGATTTACGTAATGTCGTTGAAGGCGATCCAAGTCCTTGCGGTAAAGGAACGTTACAGATTAAACGAGGTATTGAAGTTGGGCATATTTTCCAACTTGGTACAAAATATTCTGAAGCGATGAAAGCACAAATCCAAGGAGAAGATGGGCGGTTGCAAACAATGATTATGGGTTGTTATGGTATTGGCGTAAGTCGAGTAGTAGCAGCGGCAATTGAACAGAATCATGATGATCGAGGTATTATCTGGACAAAAGCACTTGCACCATTCCAAGTAGCGATTGTTCCGATGAATATGCACAAATCACCAGCGGTGCAACAATATGCTGAAGAGTTATATCAAAATTTAAACACGCAAGGGATTGAAGTTCTGTTTGATGATCGTAAAGAACGCCCGGGCGTTATGTTTGCTGATATGGAATTAATTGGTATTCCTCATATGATAGTTATCGGTGAGAAAAACCTAAATAATGGGGAAATCGAATATAAAAATCGCCGTACAGGTGAAAAATTAATGATAGCAAAAGATCAGCTACTTGATTTCATTGAAAAAATCATCGCTTAATCCCAAATGGTGTGTAAAATAAGAAAAATACTCGATTTTATCGAGTATTTTTTATTGCATTCCATTTATATTGCTGTCTTGTGCTTAGTCTAATAATTTTCTGACTTTTTTAATGACTTGTTCACTTGAAATCTGTTGCATTAAATTTGAACCTTTGGCTCTGATACCCC is part of the Mergibacter septicus genome and encodes:
- the proS gene encoding proline--tRNA ligase, encoding MRTSKYLLSTLKETPNDAEITSIQLMLRAGMVRKVAAGLYTWLPTGLRVLQKVEKVVREEMNKSGAIEVSMPVVQPADLWQESQRWEQYGPELLRIKDRGDRDFVLGPTHEEVITDLARRELTSYKQLPLNLYQIQTKFRDEVRPRFGVMRAREFLMKDAYSFHLTQESLQETYDVMYQTYCNIFDRLELDYRPVQADTGSIGGSASHEFQVLAASGEDDIVFSTESDFAANIELAEAVALGQRTTATETLRLVDTPKAKTISDLVEQFNLPIEKTVKTLIVHAARNEQQTTPQLVALVVRGDHELNEVKAEKLPQVASPLTFATDEEIRAVIGAGTGSLGPINLPIPVIIDRTVANMSDFVTGANVDGKHYFGVNWERDLAIPTVVDLRNVVEGDPSPCGKGTLQIKRGIEVGHIFQLGTKYSEAMKAQIQGEDGRLQTMIMGCYGIGVSRVVAAAIEQNHDDRGIIWTKALAPFQVAIVPMNMHKSPAVQQYAEELYQNLNTQGIEVLFDDRKERPGVMFADMELIGIPHMIVIGEKNLNNGEIEYKNRRTGEKLMIAKDQLLDFIEKIIA